A genomic segment from Geminicoccaceae bacterium SCSIO 64248 encodes:
- the phoU gene encoding phosphate signaling complex protein PhoU yields MTDVQSNHIVRSFDEQLGLLTETIVAMGGYVESMVADSMDALIWRDEALAQEVIDRDKRVDAFEEEIDQMAIRLFATRAPMAVDLRTIAMALKISNSLERMSDHAKNNAKRLARLGGRASVPHLAILPRMGQTVQSMIKDVLDAYIQRDAEKALRVWRQDEEVDRFYDSLNRELMTYMLEDSRQIGTCIEMQFIAKNIERIGDQATNIAEKVHYMVHARGINRPLDESPSR; encoded by the coding sequence ATGACCGACGTCCAGTCCAATCACATCGTGCGTTCGTTCGACGAGCAACTGGGCCTGTTGACCGAGACGATCGTCGCCATGGGCGGCTATGTCGAAAGCATGGTCGCGGACTCGATGGACGCTCTGATCTGGCGCGACGAAGCCTTGGCGCAGGAGGTCATTGACCGCGACAAGCGCGTCGACGCCTTCGAGGAAGAGATCGACCAGATGGCGATCCGGCTGTTCGCGACGCGGGCGCCGATGGCGGTCGACCTGCGCACGATCGCGATGGCGCTCAAGATCAGCAACAGCCTTGAGCGGATGAGCGATCACGCCAAGAACAACGCGAAGCGCCTCGCCCGGCTCGGCGGCCGTGCCTCCGTTCCGCATCTCGCGATCCTGCCGCGCATGGGCCAGACCGTTCAGAGCATGATCAAGGACGTCCTGGACGCGTACATCCAGCGCGACGCGGAGAAGGCGCTGCGCGTCTGGCGGCAGGACGAGGAGGTCGACCGGTTCTACGACAGCCTGAACCGCGAGCTGATGACCTACATGCTCGAGGATTCGCGGCAGATCGGCACGTGCATCGAGATGCAGTTCATCGCCAAGAACATCGAGCGCATCGGCGACCAGGCGACCAACATCGCCGAAAAGGTCCACTACATGGTCCATGCCCGCGGCATCAACCGGCCGCTCGACGAGTCGCCGTCGCGATGA